A stretch of DNA from Micromonospora peucetia:
TTCGGCGGCGCGGCGGGCACCGTGATCGGCACCGGCCGCTACCAGGCGCGCTTCGCCGGCACGGGGACCGGCTACGGCACCGCCTTCGTGAACTCCTTCGTGACCAGTCTCCAGCGCCCGCCGCGCGGCTACTGCGTACTGGCCGGCTGGTTCCCGTCCGGGGCCGACACGGTCGTCTCGGTCAACTGCTACGCCTGGCTGGGCGTGCCGGCCAACCTGAACGCGCGGATCTCGTACACCACCTGGCCGGCCGCCTGACCGGCTGCCCGGCCGGTCTTGCCCGCCGGCCGGGTCACGGGGTGGGCAGTTCGGGGCCGCCATCGAGGAGCGGGGCGAGCAGGTCCCCTTGCTTCTCCACCCGCCTGAGCACCTCCCCCGCCGGGTACGGCTTCGATGCCGGCCGCCGGCCGGCCGCGCCCGCCTCGACCTCGTCCCAGGTCAGCGGGGTGGAGACGGCCGGCACGGACTGGGCCCGCAGCGAGTACGGCGACACGGTCGTCTTGGCCGCGTTGTTCTGGCTCCAGTCGATGAAGACCTTGCCGGGCCGCAGGTTCTTCGCCATCTTCGACACGATCAGCTTCGGGTTTGCCTGCTCCAACTCCTGCGCGATCCGCCTGGCGTAGTCGGACACGACATCGGCGGACTGGGTACCGGCGACCGGGCAGCAGAGCTGCATGCCCTTCTTCCCGGACGTCTTGGGATACGAGGAGATCCCGTCGTCGGCGAGCCGGTCGCGCATCAGCAGCGCCACCTGGCAGCACTGGCGCAGCGTTGCCGGCGGCCCGGGGTCGAGGTCGACGACCATCACGTCGGGGTGCTGGCCGATCTTCCACTGCGGCGTGTGCAGCTCCAGCGCGGCGAGGTTGGCCAGCCAGACCAGGGTGGGCAGGTCGTCGGCGACCACGTAGTCGATGGTCTCCCGGCCCTTGCTGGACCCGGGCGCGGGCAGCGTCTCGGTGCGTACCCAGCCGGGGGTGGCGGCCGGGGCGTTCTTCTCGAAGAACGAGCCGCCGGTGACCCCGTTGGGGAAGCGGATCCGGGTCAGCGGGCGGTCGGCCAGGTGCGGCAGGAGCACCGGGGCGATCCGGGTGTAGTAGTCGATCACCTCGCCCTTGGTGAACCCGGCGTCGGGATAGAGCACCTTGTCGAGGTTGGACAGATCCAGCGCACGTCCCTCGACGTCCACCCGGAACCGTTCAGCCGGCATCATCGACCTCCTCGGCGGGCTTGTCGGGCCGCAGCCGCAGCACCCGGGGGAACCGCAGTCGCCCGTCCGGGGTGCGCTGGCCGTACTTCACCTCCACCACGACCCGGGGGGTCACCCAGATCGCGCCT
This window harbors:
- the ligD gene encoding non-homologous end-joining DNA ligase, which translates into the protein MPAERFRVDVEGRALDLSNLDKVLYPDAGFTKGEVIDYYTRIAPVLLPHLADRPLTRIRFPNGVTGGSFFEKNAPAATPGWVRTETLPAPGSSKGRETIDYVVADDLPTLVWLANLAALELHTPQWKIGQHPDVMVVDLDPGPPATLRQCCQVALLMRDRLADDGISSYPKTSGKKGMQLCCPVAGTQSADVVSDYARRIAQELEQANPKLIVSKMAKNLRPGKVFIDWSQNNAAKTTVSPYSLRAQSVPAVSTPLTWDEVEAGAAGRRPASKPYPAGEVLRRVEKQGDLLAPLLDGGPELPTP